A DNA window from Rhineura floridana isolate rRhiFlo1 chromosome 11, rRhiFlo1.hap2, whole genome shotgun sequence contains the following coding sequences:
- the LOC133367253 gene encoding GTPase HRas-like: protein MTEYKLVVVGAGGVGKSALTIQLIQNHFVDEYDPTIEDSYRKQVVIDGETCLLDILDTAGQEEYSAMRDQYMRTGEGFLCVFAINNTKSFEDVHHYREQINRVKDSDDVPMVLVGNKCDLPSRTVDTKQAQELARSYGIPFVETSAKTRQGVEDAFYTLVREIRKHKEKISNGRKKKSSKRKCIIL, encoded by the exons ATGACAGAATATaaactggtggtggtgggtgctGGTGGCGTTGGGAAGAGTGCATTGACCATACAGTTGATTCAGAATCACTTTGTGGATGAGTATGACCCCACTATAGAG GATTCATACCGCAAGCAAGTGGTAATCGATGGAGAGACATGTCTCTTGGATATCTTAGATACAGCCGGGCAGGAGGAGTACAGTGCCATGCGTGACCAGTACATGAGGACAGGAGAAGGCTTCCTGTGTGTCTTTGCAATCAACAACACAAAGTCTTTTGAAGATGTTCACCACTACAG GGAGCAGATCAACCGTGTGAAGGACTCTGATGATGTTCCAATGGTGCTTGTTGGCAATAAGTGTGATCTGCCGTCTCGGACAGTGGATACTAAACAAGCTCAGGAGCTTGCCAGAAGCTACGGAATCCCTTTTGTAGAGACCTCTGCCAAAACCAGACAG GGAGTGGAGGATGCTTTCTACACCCTGGTGCGAGAAATCCGAAAACACAAGGAAAAGATCAGCAATGGCCGTAAGAAGAAATCTTCTAAAAGGAAGTGTATTATCCTCTga